In one Methylobacterium sp. SyP6R genomic region, the following are encoded:
- a CDS encoding enoyl-CoA hydratase-related protein: MPDPLRLDRIGDHVALLTLNRPQARNAVDPALARALGDAVAATEADDAIRAVVLAGEGPVFCAGADLKAVAAGRADDLWTEGGGFAGFVHAVRAKPWIAAVEGPALAGGCEIALACDLIVAGEGASFGLPEVTRGLVAAAGGLYRLPRALPRAVALEMILTGAPLDAARAHALGLVGRLAPRGSARDAAVALATVIAGNAPLAVRESLAVARLATAADEAALRAASAAARARVQASEDFREGPRAFIEKRPPRWTGR, encoded by the coding sequence ATGCCGGATCCCCTCCGCCTCGACCGCATCGGCGATCACGTCGCTCTCCTGACGTTGAACCGCCCGCAGGCGCGCAACGCCGTCGACCCGGCGCTCGCCCGCGCCCTCGGCGACGCCGTGGCGGCGACGGAGGCCGACGACGCGATCCGCGCCGTGGTCCTGGCCGGCGAGGGCCCGGTCTTCTGCGCCGGGGCCGACCTGAAGGCGGTCGCGGCTGGCCGCGCCGACGATCTCTGGACCGAAGGGGGCGGGTTCGCCGGCTTCGTCCACGCCGTGCGGGCCAAGCCCTGGATCGCCGCCGTGGAGGGCCCGGCTTTGGCCGGTGGTTGCGAGATCGCGCTCGCCTGCGATCTGATCGTGGCGGGGGAGGGGGCCAGCTTCGGCCTACCGGAGGTGACCCGCGGCCTCGTCGCCGCGGCGGGCGGGCTCTACCGGCTGCCGCGGGCGCTGCCCCGGGCGGTCGCGCTCGAGATGATCCTGACCGGCGCGCCCCTCGACGCCGCCCGCGCCCACGCGCTCGGCCTCGTCGGCCGGCTGGCGCCGCGGGGATCGGCCCGGGACGCGGCCGTGGCGCTCGCGACGGTGATCGCCGGCAACGCCCCGCTCGCCGTGCGCGAGAGCCTGGCGGTGGCGCGCCTGGCCACGGCGGCCGACGAGGCGGCCTTGCGGGCGGCGAGCGCCGCGGCCCGGGCCCGGGTCCAGGCCTCGGAGGATTTTCGCGAAGGGCCCCGCGCCTTCATCGAGAAGCGCCCGCCGCGCTGGACGGGACGGTGA
- a CDS encoding acetyl-CoA acetyltransferase — MTDPARIPVIVGIGEVTDRPDTPGRGPIGPEPAALMAEALARADADAGGGWLSRIGSLDVVNAVSWPYADLPARVAALIGHRPARLAYGPVGGETPVRFLHEAARRIARGEAAVAALCSGEAEHSAAAARRAGLTPDRDATPPWTAPDPAWTNPRARDYLHPQALRHGLSQPVAVYPLYETALQAAWGQTPRQGRDESAALGAAFSRVAADNPHGWLRRSFTPDEIATPTPANRPIAWPYTKLMVANPVVNQAAAVIVTSLGLARAAGLPEHRLVPIGPGAAANEPRDWLSRDRFDHAPAQDAVLAAALRRAGVAASDLAAIELYSCFPCVPKMARRRLLLPDEAVPTVAGGLTFFGAPLNGYMAHAACAMVRLLREAPGRAGLLYGQGEFVTKHHALVLGGGFDGLDDAPVSVQDAAESRRGPVPPVVEDAAGRAVVETHTVLFDREGAPERGVVVLRQGETRLLARVPAADRATLAALTDLDRSPVGLDGTLRTARDGLLEWEAA; from the coding sequence ATGACCGACCCCGCCCGCATCCCCGTCATCGTCGGCATCGGCGAGGTCACGGATCGGCCCGACACCCCCGGCCGTGGACCGATCGGCCCCGAGCCCGCCGCCCTGATGGCCGAGGCCCTGGCCCGCGCCGACGCGGATGCCGGCGGCGGCTGGCTCTCGCGGATCGGCTCCCTCGACGTCGTCAACGCGGTGTCGTGGCCCTATGCCGACCTGCCGGCCCGTGTCGCGGCCCTGATCGGCCATCGCCCGGCCCGGCTCGCCTACGGCCCGGTCGGCGGCGAGACGCCGGTCCGCTTCCTGCACGAGGCGGCGCGGCGGATCGCGCGCGGCGAGGCCGCGGTGGCGGCCCTGTGCAGCGGCGAGGCGGAGCACAGCGCTGCGGCGGCGCGCCGCGCCGGCCTGACGCCCGACCGCGACGCGACCCCGCCCTGGACCGCGCCTGATCCGGCCTGGACCAACCCGCGGGCGCGCGACTACCTCCACCCCCAGGCCCTGCGCCACGGCCTGTCGCAGCCGGTCGCCGTCTATCCCCTCTACGAGACCGCGCTCCAGGCCGCCTGGGGCCAGACCCCGCGCCAGGGCCGCGACGAATCGGCGGCACTCGGGGCGGCCTTCTCCCGGGTCGCGGCCGACAATCCGCATGGATGGCTGCGTCGGTCCTTCACCCCCGACGAGATCGCCACGCCGACGCCCGCCAACCGGCCGATCGCCTGGCCCTACACCAAGCTGATGGTGGCCAACCCCGTGGTGAACCAGGCCGCCGCCGTGATCGTGACGAGCTTGGGCCTTGCCCGCGCCGCCGGCCTCCCCGAGCATCGCCTGGTCCCGATCGGCCCCGGCGCCGCCGCGAACGAGCCACGGGACTGGCTGTCGCGCGACCGCTTCGACCACGCCCCGGCGCAGGATGCGGTGCTGGCGGCGGCGCTCCGCCGGGCCGGGGTCGCAGCCTCGGATCTGGCGGCGATCGAACTCTACAGCTGCTTTCCCTGCGTGCCCAAGATGGCGCGCCGCCGCCTCCTCCTGCCCGACGAGGCCGTGCCGACGGTGGCGGGCGGGCTGACCTTCTTCGGCGCGCCGCTCAACGGCTACATGGCGCATGCCGCCTGCGCGATGGTGCGGCTTCTGCGCGAGGCGCCCGGCCGTGCCGGTCTGCTCTACGGCCAGGGCGAGTTCGTCACCAAGCACCACGCCCTGGTGCTGGGCGGCGGGTTCGACGGGCTCGACGACGCGCCGGTCTCGGTCCAGGACGCGGCGGAGAGCCGCCGCGGGCCGGTGCCGCCGGTGGTGGAGGACGCCGCGGGCCGCGCCGTCGTCGAGACCCATACGGTGCTGTTCGACCGCGAGGGCGCGCCGGAGCGCGGCGTCGTGGTCCTGCGCCAGGGCGAGACCCGCCTGCTCGCCCGGGTGCCGGCCGCCGACCGCGCCACCCTGGCGGCGCTGACCGATCTCGACCGCTCTCCCGTCGGCCTCGACGGCACCTTGCGGACGGCCCGCGACGGGCTCCTCGAGTGGGAGGCCGCCTGA
- a CDS encoding acetate--CoA ligase family protein, producing MSRTDAADLAALVRPGAVAIVGASADPTRIGGRPIAYMLRAGFQGAILPVNPNRAEVQGLPCFPSVAALPQAPDVAVIAVPGAAALQAVEELGARGTRFAILFTAGYAEIGEAGAEAQGALVAAARRHGMRLLGPNCLGLFNAATGFYPIFSASLEGGLPLPGRIGIASQSGAYGTHLFTACRNRHIGTAMLVTTGNEADLSVADAIGWMAQDDGIDVIMAYAEGVQDGPAFAGALAEARRAKKPVVMMKVGRSAIGSAAARSHTASIAGNDAVFSAVLAEHGVIRARSTEELIDIAYAATRRIYPVPNSLGVITISGGAGVLISDAAEAVGLPMPAMPEDAQARLKAILPIAAPRNPVDCTAQAFNDLSLIGRFTEAMIAEGGYASILAFFTQIGGAPSMAPAIRAQLNAVKARHPDRLYALSVLASEERNRDYEADGYLLYEDPARAVVALDAMGRLGASFSEIEPVPPPAGAPVRLPDENPSEAEAKRLLSAAGIATVPEAACADAAAAVAAAESFGFPVVMKILSPDILHKTEIGGVLLDVADAEAVRRGYAILIERAARHAPSARIDGVLVACQVRGAVECIMGIQRDPVFGPVAMVGLGGVFVEVMRDVVFRRCPFGEDVAEAMIRSIKAAPLLTGARGRPPCDIAALARMLSRLSVFAVAAGPRLASIDLNPVFALPEGAFAADAVIEVGEAG from the coding sequence ATGTCAAGAACTGACGCCGCCGACCTCGCCGCCCTGGTCCGGCCCGGCGCCGTCGCGATCGTCGGCGCCTCCGCCGACCCGACCCGCATCGGCGGCCGGCCGATCGCCTACATGCTGCGCGCCGGCTTCCAGGGCGCGATCCTGCCGGTGAACCCGAACCGGGCCGAGGTGCAGGGCCTTCCCTGCTTCCCCTCCGTCGCCGCCCTGCCCCAGGCGCCCGACGTGGCGGTGATCGCGGTGCCCGGCGCGGCGGCGCTCCAGGCAGTCGAGGAACTGGGCGCGCGGGGCACGCGCTTCGCCATCCTGTTCACGGCGGGCTACGCCGAGATCGGCGAGGCGGGGGCGGAGGCGCAAGGAGCCCTCGTCGCGGCGGCGCGGCGTCACGGGATGCGGCTGCTGGGGCCGAACTGCCTCGGCCTGTTCAACGCGGCGACCGGCTTCTACCCGATCTTCTCCGCCTCGCTCGAAGGCGGCCTGCCGCTGCCGGGGCGGATCGGCATCGCCAGCCAGTCGGGCGCCTACGGCACCCACCTCTTCACCGCCTGCCGCAACCGCCATATCGGCACCGCGATGCTGGTCACCACCGGCAACGAGGCCGACCTGTCGGTCGCCGACGCGATCGGCTGGATGGCGCAGGACGACGGCATCGACGTCATCATGGCCTATGCCGAGGGCGTGCAGGACGGGCCGGCCTTCGCCGGCGCGCTTGCCGAGGCGCGGCGGGCGAAGAAGCCCGTGGTGATGATGAAGGTCGGCCGCAGCGCGATCGGCAGCGCGGCGGCGCGGTCGCACACCGCCTCGATCGCCGGCAACGACGCGGTGTTCTCCGCGGTGCTCGCCGAGCACGGCGTGATCCGGGCCCGCTCGACGGAAGAGCTGATCGACATCGCCTATGCGGCGACGCGGCGGATCTACCCGGTGCCGAACAGCTTGGGCGTCATCACCATCTCGGGCGGCGCCGGGGTGCTGATCTCGGATGCCGCCGAGGCCGTCGGCCTGCCGATGCCGGCGATGCCGGAGGACGCGCAGGCCCGCCTGAAGGCGATCCTGCCGATCGCCGCGCCGCGCAACCCGGTCGATTGCACCGCGCAGGCCTTCAACGACCTGTCGCTGATCGGCCGCTTCACCGAGGCGATGATCGCCGAGGGCGGTTATGCCTCGATCCTGGCCTTCTTCACCCAGATCGGCGGCGCTCCCAGCATGGCGCCGGCGATCCGCGCCCAGCTCAACGCCGTCAAGGCGCGCCATCCGGACCGGCTCTACGCCCTCTCGGTCCTCGCCTCGGAGGAGCGCAACCGGGACTACGAGGCCGACGGCTACCTGCTCTACGAGGATCCGGCCCGCGCCGTCGTCGCCCTCGACGCGATGGGCCGCCTCGGCGCGAGTTTTTCGGAGATCGAGCCGGTGCCGCCGCCGGCAGGCGCGCCCGTCCGGCTGCCGGACGAGAACCCGAGCGAGGCCGAGGCCAAACGCCTGCTCTCGGCCGCCGGCATCGCGACGGTGCCGGAGGCGGCGTGCGCCGACGCGGCGGCGGCGGTCGCGGCGGCCGAATCCTTCGGCTTTCCGGTGGTGATGAAGATCCTATCGCCGGACATCCTGCACAAGACCGAGATCGGCGGCGTGCTCCTCGACGTGGCCGATGCCGAGGCGGTCCGGCGCGGCTACGCTATCCTGATCGAACGCGCCGCCCGCCACGCGCCGTCGGCCCGGATCGACGGCGTGCTGGTGGCGTGCCAGGTCAGGGGGGCGGTCGAGTGCATCATGGGCATCCAGCGCGATCCGGTCTTCGGCCCGGTGGCGATGGTCGGCCTCGGCGGGGTCTTCGTCGAGGTGATGCGCGACGTGGTGTTCCGGCGCTGCCCGTTCGGCGAGGACGTGGCCGAGGCGATGATCCGCTCGATCAAGGCCGCGCCGCTCCTCACCGGCGCCCGCGGTCGGCCGCCCTGCGATATCGCCGCGCTCGCCCGGATGCTGTCGCGGCTCTCGGTCTTCGCCGTGGCGGCGGGGCCGCGGCTGGCCTCCATCGACCTCAACCCGGTCTTCGCCCTGCCCGAGGGGGCGTTCGCGGCGGATGCCGTGATCGAGGTGGGGGAGGCGGGGTGA
- a CDS encoding ABC transporter substrate-binding protein: MARTRRAPVARCAVAMLRALCAATAFLAPAAARADGDVLRIGIITDMSGQYSEGNGEGSVAAARLAVEDFGPTVLGKRIEIISADHQNKPDIASTIVRNWIDTKGVDVVAEGVNSAVALAVQAVTRERGKIFLISGAGSSDLTGKSCSPTSVQWTYDTYASSNATAKTLVGRGEKSWYFLTADYAFGHALERDAARAVEAAGGQVLGKVRHPFNNPDFSSFLLQAQSSPAKVIALANAGSDFANAVKQAHEFGLTQSNKTIAALQVTLTDVASLGLEVVQGALFTDSFYWDRTPETRAYAKRFFALRKAMPTAYQAGVTSALTHYLKAVQAAGTTDAAAVMAKMRETPVNDFFAQGGKVRADGRMVHDMYLMRFKKPSQSTGKWDLYELVTTVPGDEAFRPLSEGGCPYVKN, from the coding sequence ATGGCACGGACCCGACGGGCTCCGGTGGCGCGTTGCGCCGTGGCGATGCTGCGGGCGCTCTGCGCCGCGACCGCTTTCCTCGCGCCGGCCGCGGCCCGCGCCGACGGCGACGTGCTGCGGATCGGCATCATCACCGATATGAGCGGGCAGTACAGCGAGGGCAACGGCGAGGGCTCGGTCGCCGCCGCGCGGCTCGCGGTCGAGGATTTCGGCCCGACGGTGCTCGGCAAGCGGATCGAGATCATCTCGGCCGATCACCAGAACAAGCCCGACATCGCCTCGACCATCGTGCGCAACTGGATCGACACGAAGGGCGTCGACGTGGTGGCGGAGGGGGTGAATTCCGCGGTCGCGCTGGCGGTCCAGGCGGTGACGCGGGAGCGGGGCAAGATCTTCCTGATCTCGGGCGCCGGCTCGTCGGACCTCACCGGCAAGTCGTGCTCGCCGACCAGCGTGCAATGGACCTACGACACCTACGCCTCGTCGAACGCCACGGCGAAGACGCTGGTCGGCCGGGGTGAAAAATCCTGGTACTTCCTCACCGCCGATTACGCCTTCGGCCACGCGCTGGAGCGCGACGCGGCCCGGGCGGTCGAGGCCGCGGGCGGGCAGGTCCTCGGCAAGGTCCGCCACCCGTTCAACAATCCCGACTTCTCGTCCTTCCTGCTCCAGGCGCAAAGCTCGCCCGCCAAGGTGATCGCGCTCGCCAATGCGGGCAGCGACTTCGCCAACGCGGTCAAGCAGGCGCATGAATTCGGCCTGACCCAGTCGAACAAGACCATCGCGGCGTTGCAGGTGACCCTGACCGACGTCGCTTCCCTCGGCCTCGAGGTGGTGCAAGGCGCGCTGTTCACCGACAGCTTCTACTGGGACCGCACGCCGGAGACCCGGGCCTATGCCAAGCGCTTCTTTGCCCTGCGCAAGGCGATGCCGACCGCCTACCAGGCCGGCGTGACCTCGGCCCTCACCCATTACCTGAAGGCGGTGCAGGCCGCCGGCACCACCGATGCGGCCGCCGTGATGGCGAAGATGCGCGAGACGCCGGTCAACGACTTCTTCGCGCAAGGCGGCAAGGTCCGGGCCGACGGCCGCATGGTCCACGACATGTACCTGATGCGCTTCAAGAAGCCGTCCCAGTCGACGGGCAAGTGGGACCTCTACGAGCTCGTCACCACGGTCCCGGGCGACGAGGCGTTCCGGCCGCTCAGCGAAGGCGGGTGCCCCTATGTCAAGAACTGA
- a CDS encoding IclR family transcriptional regulator, with amino-acid sequence MEEAGERTAVMEVGREVGAVTQAAAILRAIAGSREALGVTAIARAAGVSPSTTLNILRTLVHEGFVALVPETKTYRLGLGLLEVARPLLNRSDVELLQPGLQQVATEFEATTTVWQVAPDDKALLLGRIVPASGIHIEFRLATRIPAYAGAIGRAVAAAGQSAGALPRATLRARFGAIRWHVPVPFDTFLEEVAAAAERGYAVDIGQLIRGVTTAAAALCDHNRRPRLVVAAHLFQGQLTEERLEALGLALRGLAAAAQPGMFGVVEGVGVRRRR; translated from the coding sequence ATGGAGGAGGCGGGCGAGCGGACGGCGGTGATGGAGGTCGGCCGCGAGGTCGGGGCGGTGACGCAGGCCGCGGCGATCCTGCGGGCGATCGCGGGCTCGCGGGAGGCGCTGGGGGTCACGGCGATCGCCCGCGCGGCGGGGGTCAGCCCCTCGACCACGCTGAACATCCTGCGCACCCTGGTGCACGAGGGCTTCGTCGCGCTCGTGCCGGAGACCAAGACCTACCGCCTCGGCCTCGGCCTCCTGGAGGTGGCGCGCCCGCTCCTCAACCGCTCGGACGTGGAGCTGCTGCAACCGGGCCTGCAACAGGTCGCGACGGAGTTCGAGGCGACGACGACCGTCTGGCAGGTGGCGCCCGACGACAAGGCGCTGCTCCTCGGGCGGATCGTCCCGGCGAGCGGCATCCACATCGAGTTCCGCCTCGCGACCCGCATCCCGGCCTATGCCGGCGCGATCGGCCGCGCCGTGGCGGCGGCGGGCCAGAGCGCCGGGGCGCTGCCGCGCGCCACCCTGCGGGCCCGGTTCGGGGCGATCCGCTGGCACGTGCCGGTGCCGTTCGACACCTTCCTGGAGGAGGTCGCGGCCGCCGCCGAGCGGGGCTATGCCGTCGATATCGGCCAGCTCATCCGCGGCGTGACCACGGCCGCCGCCGCCTTATGCGACCATAACCGGCGCCCGCGCCTCGTGGTGGCGGCGCACCTGTTCCAGGGGCAGTTGACGGAAGAGCGGCTGGAGGCCCTGGGGCTGGCGCTACGCGGGCTCGCCGCGGCGGCGCAGCCGGGGATGTTCGGGGTGGTGGAGGGGGTGGGGGTGAGGCGGCGGCGGTGA
- a CDS encoding Kiwa anti-phage protein KwaB-like domain-containing protein, which translates to MIKLSLFALTDDASKRVQRFNLSQDVQDALTDFMLEQEKSFLAYAQDEHDFDGRYKPEKGECLVIRGYDDIDDLHYAIENPLSIPEIAPKTENFENIKALFSGYKNDRGEQIILIQNFNRRKIISPEGLSIFHSSNVYKKVDGVGVTIDYRLSAIMKNSEIRFFSFHNVRQIFDLTQYYIEATNSDIQDFAKIDKLHVDDIDTFIVNADSWVRRKVALIQQSGIFEAMTPATIKAAAEYFHININIKAIDGVEKIILPSKKAELKKVLRFLDEDYYKSILSNKSMMTNSKVAAS; encoded by the coding sequence ATGATAAAACTCAGTTTGTTCGCCTTAACAGATGACGCATCGAAGAGAGTGCAGAGATTTAATTTATCTCAGGATGTCCAAGATGCATTAACAGACTTTATGCTTGAGCAAGAAAAAAGCTTCCTTGCGTACGCGCAGGACGAGCATGATTTTGATGGAAGATATAAACCTGAAAAAGGTGAATGTCTCGTAATTAGAGGATATGATGATATTGACGATCTGCATTATGCGATAGAAAATCCACTGTCGATACCAGAGATTGCCCCGAAAACAGAAAATTTTGAAAATATAAAAGCTCTATTTAGTGGATATAAAAATGATCGCGGCGAGCAGATTATTCTAATACAAAATTTTAATCGCAGAAAGATAATTTCTCCAGAGGGGTTATCAATATTTCATTCCTCTAACGTATATAAGAAGGTCGATGGTGTCGGAGTTACTATAGATTATAGATTATCTGCAATAATGAAAAACAGCGAAATTCGATTTTTTAGCTTTCATAACGTACGACAGATATTTGATCTAACACAGTATTATATTGAGGCAACAAATTCAGATATACAAGATTTTGCTAAAATCGATAAACTTCATGTAGACGACATTGATACGTTCATCGTTAATGCAGATAGCTGGGTGAGGAGAAAGGTCGCGTTAATACAGCAGAGTGGAATTTTTGAGGCAATGACCCCTGCTACTATAAAAGCCGCCGCTGAGTATTTTCATATTAACATTAATATAAAAGCCATTGACGGTGTTGAGAAAATAATCCTTCCAAGCAAAAAGGCAGAATTGAAAAAAGTTCTTCGATTTTTGGATGAAGATTATTATAAATCTATCTTGTCGAATAAAAGCATGATGACGAATTCAAAAGTTGCGGCGTCGTGA
- a CDS encoding L-rhamnose mutarotase, which translates to MQRMGMVIGVNPDQIATYKRLHEAVWPEVLDLISRCNIRNYTIFLREPENLLFGTWEYHGTDFAADMARMAADAKNQEWWTLTIPCQRPFESRKEGEWWAMMEEVFHHD; encoded by the coding sequence ATGCAACGCATGGGCATGGTCATCGGCGTGAACCCGGACCAGATCGCGACCTACAAGCGCCTGCACGAGGCGGTGTGGCCGGAGGTGCTGGACCTGATCAGCCGCTGCAACATCCGCAACTACACGATCTTCCTGCGCGAGCCGGAGAACCTGCTGTTCGGCACCTGGGAATACCACGGCACCGACTTCGCAGCCGACATGGCCAGGATGGCGGCCGACGCGAAGAACCAGGAATGGTGGACCCTGACCATCCCGTGCCAGCGCCCGTTCGAGAGCCGGAAAGAGGGCGAGTGGTGGGCGATGATGGAAGAGGTGTTCCACCACGATTGA
- a CDS encoding amidohydrolase family protein: protein MPIDAHHHLWRIADRAGYWPPPDLAAIHRDFTLDDLAPLLTAGGIDGTVLVQTLEDEAETDAMLALAARAPVIRGVVGWTDLKAPDAPATIARLARDPHLKGLRPMLQDHPDDAWIADPVLAPAADAMVAHGLAFDALVRPRQLDALLTFAIRHPNLRIVVDHGAKPEIAAGGTPGWREAMAALAARPNVWCKLSGLLTEAGEGGAEAVRPYAEAILDLFGPARVLWGSDWPVLDLAGSYEGWLRHCRALVPPAHHDAVFGGNAVSVYRLDHA, encoded by the coding sequence ATGCCGATCGACGCCCATCACCATCTCTGGCGCATCGCCGACCGGGCCGGCTACTGGCCGCCGCCGGACCTCGCGGCGATCCACCGCGACTTCACCCTCGACGACCTGGCGCCGCTGCTCACTGCGGGCGGCATCGACGGCACCGTGCTGGTCCAGACCCTCGAGGACGAGGCCGAGACGGACGCGATGCTGGCGCTCGCCGCCCGCGCGCCCGTCATCCGCGGCGTCGTCGGCTGGACCGACCTGAAGGCGCCGGACGCGCCGGCCACCATCGCCCGGCTCGCCCGCGACCCGCACCTGAAGGGTTTGCGCCCGATGCTCCAGGACCATCCGGACGATGCCTGGATCGCCGACCCTGTCCTCGCGCCGGCCGCCGACGCGATGGTGGCGCACGGCCTCGCCTTCGACGCCCTGGTGCGGCCGCGCCAGCTCGACGCCCTGCTGACCTTCGCCATACGCCACCCGAACTTACGCATCGTCGTCGATCACGGCGCGAAGCCGGAGATCGCGGCGGGCGGCACGCCCGGGTGGCGCGAGGCGATGGCCGCGCTCGCCGCCCGGCCGAACGTCTGGTGCAAGCTCTCCGGCCTCCTGACCGAGGCGGGGGAGGGCGGGGCGGAGGCCGTGCGCCCCTATGCCGAGGCAATTCTGGACCTGTTCGGGCCCGCCCGGGTTCTCTGGGGCAGCGACTGGCCGGTGCTCGACCTCGCAGGCTCTTACGAGGGCTGGCTCCGGCACTGCCGGGCCCTGGTGCCGCCCGCCCATCACGACGCGGTGTTCGGCGGCAACGCTGTGTCGGTCTATCGACTCGATCACGCATGA
- a CDS encoding aldo/keto reductase, whose amino-acid sequence MHPATPRRHARTGLTLTALGLGGAQMGGLFQATRLDEAAGAFRAAWDRGVRTYDTAPFYGFTRAERRLGTLLTEEPRDAYVVSTKVGRVMVPDPSVGPMEEGYAEPLPFRPTFDYSHDGVLRSFEASQQRLGILDPDILYVHDIGRVTHGERHAETWEQLTAGGGFRALTRLREEGAVRAIGLGVNEWEIVAEAIRVADLDLCMLAGRYTLLEQDSLGLMDECARRGIGIAVAGAFNSGLLAGQTTYNYAEAPPALVARTEALRAACAEEGVRLEAAALQFPLLHPAAVTVVTGARNAAQVEANAAWFADPIPEGFWARLKARGLIHDAAPI is encoded by the coding sequence ATGCACCCCGCCACCCCCCGCCGCCACGCCCGCACCGGCCTGACCCTCACCGCCCTCGGGCTCGGCGGCGCGCAGATGGGCGGCCTGTTCCAGGCGACGCGCCTCGACGAGGCCGCCGGCGCGTTCCGGGCGGCCTGGGACCGGGGCGTACGCACCTACGACACCGCGCCGTTCTACGGCTTCACCCGCGCGGAGCGCCGCCTCGGCACGCTCCTCACCGAGGAGCCGCGGGACGCCTACGTCGTCAGCACCAAGGTCGGCCGCGTGATGGTGCCCGACCCGAGCGTCGGCCCGATGGAGGAGGGCTATGCCGAGCCGCTGCCCTTCCGCCCGACCTTCGACTACAGCCATGACGGCGTGCTGCGCTCCTTCGAGGCGAGTCAACAACGCCTCGGCATCCTCGACCCCGACATCCTCTACGTCCACGATATCGGCCGCGTCACCCATGGCGAGCGCCACGCCGAGACCTGGGAGCAGCTGACCGCGGGCGGCGGATTCCGGGCCCTGACGCGGCTGCGCGAGGAGGGCGCCGTGCGGGCGATCGGGCTCGGCGTCAACGAGTGGGAGATCGTCGCCGAGGCCATCCGGGTGGCCGATCTCGACCTCTGCATGCTGGCCGGCCGCTACACGCTGCTGGAGCAGGACAGCCTGGGGCTGATGGACGAATGCGCCCGCCGCGGCATCGGGATCGCGGTGGCCGGCGCGTTCAATTCCGGGCTGCTCGCCGGGCAGACCACCTACAACTACGCCGAGGCGCCGCCCGCCCTCGTGGCCCGGACGGAAGCCCTGCGGGCGGCCTGCGCCGAGGAGGGCGTGCGGCTGGAGGCGGCGGCGCTGCAATTCCCGCTGCTGCACCCGGCCGCCGTCACCGTCGTGACCGGAGCCCGCAACGCCGCGCAGGTCGAGGCCAACGCCGCCTGGTTCGCGGACCCGATCCCCGAAGGGTTCTGGGCCCGGCTGAAGGCCCGCGGCCTGATCCACGACGCCGCCCCGATCTGA
- a CDS encoding ABC transporter substrate-binding protein, with amino-acid sequence MKAFAAALLVSSLLAAVPARAGEIAVIVKTVNSTFWQNVQKGAETAMKGVQGHTLTFQGPAAESAIADQVNMVENAVNRRVAGIVLAPSDPDALVPAVKKAWEARIPVVILDSGLAKGAEAYYQSFLATDNRKAGELAARALIERTGPEGRIAVMSYVAGTGSEVGRVGGFTDYVKAHSKLQIIGPYYSQSQMATALNQTADVLAAHPDLKGLFGANEPTAIGMGRALKQAGRADKVAAVGFDGNQDLQDFVKDGTLAAIVVQGSFRMGELGVATVAKVLAKQKVEKFIDTGVVLVTKENIGTEEAKNVLY; translated from the coding sequence ATGAAAGCATTCGCCGCCGCCCTGCTCGTCTCCAGCCTGCTTGCCGCCGTCCCGGCGCGGGCCGGCGAGATCGCCGTGATCGTCAAGACGGTGAACTCGACCTTCTGGCAGAACGTCCAGAAGGGCGCCGAGACCGCCATGAAGGGCGTGCAGGGCCACACCCTGACCTTCCAGGGCCCGGCCGCCGAATCGGCCATCGCCGACCAGGTCAACATGGTGGAGAACGCGGTCAACCGCCGCGTCGCCGGCATCGTGCTGGCGCCCTCCGATCCCGACGCCCTGGTGCCGGCGGTCAAGAAGGCCTGGGAGGCGCGGATCCCGGTGGTGATCCTCGATTCCGGCCTCGCGAAGGGGGCGGAGGCCTATTACCAGTCGTTCCTCGCCACCGACAACCGCAAGGCCGGGGAACTCGCCGCCCGGGCACTCATCGAGCGGACCGGTCCCGAGGGCAGAATCGCGGTGATGTCCTACGTCGCCGGCACCGGCTCGGAGGTCGGCCGCGTCGGCGGCTTCACCGATTACGTGAAGGCGCATTCGAAGCTGCAGATTATCGGGCCGTACTACTCGCAATCCCAGATGGCGACGGCGCTGAACCAGACCGCCGACGTGCTCGCCGCCCATCCCGACCTCAAGGGCCTCTTCGGCGCCAACGAGCCCACCGCCATCGGCATGGGCCGGGCCCTCAAGCAGGCCGGCCGGGCCGACAAGGTCGCGGCCGTCGGCTTCGACGGCAACCAGGACCTCCAGGACTTCGTCAAGGACGGCACGCTGGCGGCGATCGTCGTCCAGGGCTCGTTCCGGATGGGGGAATTGGGGGTGGCCACCGTCGCCAAGGTGCTCGCCAAGCAGAAGGTGGAAAAATTCATCGACACCGGCGTGGTGCTGGTGACGAAGGAGAATATCGGGACGGAGGAAGCGAAGAACGTGCTGTATTGA